A window of Chloroflexota bacterium contains these coding sequences:
- a CDS encoding alpha-hydroxy-acid oxidizing protein, with protein MNWGDVKKTAKERFAGACRVCPVCDGKACGGEMPGMGGLGSGASFMNNVAALARLRLNLRTLHDKDTPDTRLTLFGHALEMPILVAPVAGTALNMNDAVPEEDLADAMIGGAVAAGSLGMAGDGPNPALADIGIATIGRYEGRGCFISKPRRSEDIVRLLRRAEEAGAWAVGVDIDAAGIIGMVRAGQYVGPKPVAAWKAIASRLARPFILKGIMTPDEAEMALDTGAAAIVVSNHGGRILDHTPGTADVLPSIAARVKGKIPILADGGVRSGYDVLKMLALGADAVMVGRPMSIAAVGGGREAVAALLVQYADQLRSAMILTGCASLAEVDARILWGHDA; from the coding sequence GTGAACTGGGGCGACGTAAAGAAAACCGCGAAGGAGCGTTTTGCAGGCGCGTGTCGCGTCTGCCCGGTGTGCGACGGGAAGGCCTGCGGGGGGGAGATGCCGGGCATGGGCGGACTCGGGTCGGGCGCGTCGTTCATGAACAACGTGGCGGCCCTGGCGCGACTCCGCCTCAACCTGCGCACGCTGCACGACAAGGACACGCCGGACACGCGCCTGACGCTATTCGGCCACGCGCTGGAGATGCCCATCCTCGTCGCGCCTGTGGCGGGGACCGCGCTGAACATGAACGACGCGGTGCCGGAAGAGGACCTGGCCGACGCCATGATAGGGGGCGCGGTGGCCGCCGGCTCGCTGGGCATGGCGGGGGATGGGCCAAATCCAGCGCTGGCGGATATCGGCATCGCGACGATTGGGCGGTACGAGGGGCGTGGGTGCTTCATCTCCAAGCCGCGCCGCTCGGAGGACATCGTTCGCCTGCTCCGCCGCGCAGAAGAGGCTGGCGCGTGGGCTGTGGGCGTTGACATAGACGCGGCGGGGATTATCGGCATGGTGCGCGCGGGGCAGTACGTGGGGCCCAAGCCCGTCGCCGCCTGGAAGGCGATTGCATCGCGGCTTGCGCGGCCGTTTATCCTGAAGGGCATCATGACACCCGACGAGGCGGAGATGGCCCTGGACACAGGGGCGGCGGCCATTGTGGTGTCCAATCACGGCGGGCGAATCCTGGATCACACGCCGGGCACCGCCGACGTTCTGCCGTCCATCGCGGCGCGGGTCAAGGGTAAGATTCCGATTCTGGCCGACGGCGGGGTGCGGTCGGGGTACGATGTGCTCAAGATGCTGGCGTTGGGCGCCGACGCCGTGATGGTCGGGCGCCCGATGAGCATCGCGGCGGTCGGCGGCGGCAGAGAGGCGGTCGCGGCGCTGCTGGTCCAGTACGCCGACCAGTTGCGCTCGGCCATGATTCTCACGGGCTGCGCCAGCCTTGCCGAGGTGGACGCCCGAATCCTGTGGGGCCATGACGCCTAA